The segment GTCAGTGGCATCTTTGTGTCTGTGAAGATGGTTTTGTTTTATCTGGAATTATTTTGCAATCTGACCCCAGTCGTACTAGTGAGGGAATGTTTCTCTGCAGGTAAGTTTCGGTCTTTAACTCTTTGATTTTCCAGCTGGAGGATACCCCAGCCCCCAGGAtgcagctgctcagctgaaCTGAGAGCCTCCACAGGACAGTGAAAGCGTATTTTTCTCTGGTCTGTTATCCCTGCCTTTAATTAGTGGTACATTCAGTTGTTTCAGTTAGTTTTCACTCCATCATCACTCAAGTCTTGAGGCAGGTTATTCTGGTAGGTACAGTGATCTgctggtgctgagggagctggtaactagaggagcaggaatgtgcaCATTACCCCTGTACACACCACGTGGGGcacaaggcaggaaaaaataaCTGCCTCCCTTACTGTAGCCAGCAgatctggctgcagctgcagtttcTGCTCCGTCCACTATTACTTCTTGGAAACAGCAGTGCCAAATTATACTCAGAGTGAAAATCCTTTCACCTGCCAAGGAAGAATTACatttctgtgcctgccctgcagAGTTGGGAGGGCTGGCTTGTGTCTGTTGTCAGTACCAGCACACCACAATCAACAAGAGCTGGAAAGAGAAAGTCACTGAATCCCCTTTTCTCAAAGGGGAAGGGTCAATCGGGGTCTTCCACTAGATTTGGCAGAGGCATGCTGCTCAGCaagatgatttaaaaaaaacaaaacaaaatgacaaaaaaatccATAGGAACTGCAGCAGCATTAGCAGTTAAggctttgttaaaaaaaaaaaaatcaccattaaaaaagccacaaaaaaccaaacaaaaacccacaaaaaaaaaacaacaaaaagaaccacacaccaaaaacaaacaacaacaacaaaaaaccaacaaaaaaaaccccccaaaaccaaaaaataaaaaaaccaagaccaaccccaaaaataaaaacccaagaCTTTTAAATTTGAACTCTAAGTCTATAATGAAAAAGACTAACACCAAAGTACATGAGACTGACTTTGTCAGTTTGTTTTATTACTGGGCACAGCACCATACCACTTCATATGCATACAAGCCACAGTAATACAAACAGTCCCTAGCctttttcataatttaaaaatcacatgGCATTTGGGAGGAGCCAGCAGTCCCAGGGGTCAGCTCTCAAGAGCTGTTTTGCTGCAGTTGCAGTAGCAGCAGTTTTCTCACAAAATACTGTGGGTTTTCATGCTGTTAATAAGTGAAGCTGAAAAGTCTGAGCTCACAGCAGTGCCTCTGCTTAACATGATCAAGGCAGGCTTTTCAGCAGCTCACAGGCTTGCAAGTCTGCTCACTCGTGGTGCTCTGCAGTCAAATGGAAGGTGCCAGACAGACACCCCTGCATGGAACCAGAACCCCCAAATGCTTCTAGAGAAACCCACGTCATCCTGAAGCACCAGAGGTTTATCCAGGTCAGGGTTAGTTAAAACTCTCCTGCATCCTGCCTgctttcctgcaggcagcacaggctTTGCACACAGGCAGGACCTTTTCTTACAGAGTCAGTTATGTctggagcagcacaaggacagTGAAGCTTGGAAAAAAGCTTGTCATTAAAGCAGGCTTAGCTCCTCAGAAAACGGATTTAAACTAGAAGGCACAAATGCAAGGTTGAGTGTGGGCTGCATACCACTGTGGCATGTGAGTAGTTTAGATACCCCTCCTGAGAGGAAATGTATCACATAATAAATACAGTATGACATTTTAGAAAAGAAGTGCATTGCTGTGATCCTTCACAACATAAGGAAGTAGGATCCACAAGAGCATAAAGAGGCCTGTTCACTTTATATTGCACAAACATTCTAAAATTTAGTGTCAGGACATTGTATTGGAGGTGGGAcaaggcaggggaaaaaaataaaagttttatttGGCAGAATCTGCCAAAGTCTCCACCACCACACACACAGCTTTTTGCCAATCTGAGGTAGAATTAGATATATACTGCTTAAACCCAGTCAAGTCCTGCTCAACTagtcttcaaagaaaaaaaaaataagaaaaaaagagaaagtgcACAGAACAGATGAGCCTCTTTCTCTATAGAAAATGAGTGCCTCAGGTTTGACTCCCAGAAGCAAGTCTTACAGAGCAGAGTTCCTGTGAAgatcccagctcctcagctggaAAGCAGTGATGGGTATCATGATGCTACAGATAAGGAGTGTAACAAGTACTAACTGCAAGTCCTATAGCAAGCATTTTACTCTCCACTTCTCCCTCCCCATCTACTTGCTAGTTCTCCCTTTATTCACTCAGTCCAGTATATTTTGTCAGAGTTAAAGATTGTCCCCACTGCTTTCTTCTCCCTTATGTTCCTTCTACTGAaccctgcaaaaaaaaaatctcctattTCAACCCTTAGACTTCTGAGGGACACTTGCAGTTTCTTCTAGAGACTCCTCTGTGTAGTATAGACAGGGAAGGATGGAAATAAGAGCCTCTTCGATGGAGAAGAGATGTTTATCCTCTGCTTGAGGACAGAAGTAGCGCATAAAGTCTGCCAGTCTCAGCAAGTACTCTATGTTATGACCAGCACAACCGCTCGAGACAATGATTTGAGCTGCAATGTCTTCTTCAGATGCTGGGCCAAGGTAAGAAGGGTTCTGGGGTGTTGCAATGTAAACAAGAGCCAGGATGGGTTCCTCTGCATCTTTCTCCTGAGGGTGGAACTTCACCAGCTTGGTGTCATAGCCTCCCAGGACAGCTTCTCGCATGTTGAGATACTCGAGCGATGCAGCAATTTGTTCCCCACGGACTTCATAGGCTACCCCCCACGTGCATGCCTGAAAGTCAGAGAGCAGGCTGGTTAGGGGATGCTCTAACTGCACCGGCCTGTCCAGCCGCCCGCTCTGTCGAATCGCGGCTCCCTCCCCCCGGGGGCCAGAGAAGGGCGACACGCCGCACCCCCCCACGATCCCTCGGCGGCCGCCACACCTGTGCGGGTGGCGACGGGGGCACCCCGCGCCAGCCCCGCGTTCCCGGTACTCACCCCGCAGTCCTCCAGCAGCGTCACCACCCGGCCGGGCTGTGGGCACAGAAAAGGCAGCGCCGTCAGAGCCGAGCCCACACCggcgcccccgccccggccccgccgccgccccccctTACCGTCTTCTCGCTGCCGCGGTGGAAGGTGTCCCCCTGCCAGAAGCGGCGGCTGTAGCCGCGGATGAAGCCCACCTTGCGCGACGTGAACTCGAAGCCCGGCCTCCACACCAGCGAGCCGTACCCGAAGATCCACAGCGGCGCCGCCAGCTCCGCGCCCTCCGCCTGCCCCGAGGGCGAGCAGGAGGAGAGGGGCGGGCGTGGCGGCGGCTCCGAGCTCTCCTCGGGCTGCTGCGGGTCGCGCTTCATGTCGGGCTGCGGCTGCGGGCGCTGAGGCGGCTCGGCCGCCGCGGCGCTTTAAAGGCGGCCCGGGCCgggcgccccgccccgcccgcccgggTGATGCAACGAGGGCGGGAGGTTTCGCGGCGCCGCGCGTGGGGCAAAGCGGGCCGCGGGTTGCGTCAGGCGGGGTGCCCGGCCGGGGTCGGCCTGTCCGGCAGCCCCGGGTGCGAGATTCCCGCCGGGGCATGCCAGGGAGCGGCCGCTGCTAGATGGCAGAGGCCGGCGGAGCAGAGCGCGCCGTGCCCAGAAGGGAgaagctgggctggggggagcGGGCCGGCCCTCCTCAGGAGCCTGCCCCACGGCCTTGGCTTTACCCCAGAACCGGAGGTGCTGCATTGGAAAACCGGGCAGTTAATGTTTAACAGGGTGGCGCGGCAGCACCTGACGTCCACAGAGCCAAGGTGTAAGGAACATCGGCGAAACAGAACAATAACATCCACAGTGATGCGAGGACGTGGTGCTGAATCCAGCTGCTTGGGTGCATGTTCCCTAAAACTGTGTCCAGGCTGGAGTGTCAGCTTGTAATAACATTTGTTACGTGGAGGGGTGCAAAGGCTGTCTGTGTATGGCATGGGCACCCAGCTGTCAACCAGCTCTAGGCAGGTTGTGACAACTAAAGAGGAGGACTTTTACATTACAAAcgaggagaggaggagaaagaataaaaagcGAAATCACCAAAGTGTTTCTCATTATTGTTCTTGTCCTTTGCACTTAATCAATCTATTTACAGTCTTTCATTTAGTTTCCTGTTGGTCTCCATCCAACTGGCACCCACCTTTCTGTGCCACTTCACAGGAAGTGAAGTCCACGgtgggtgctccctgcactgcgCTGTGTTCACCACAGGTGACAAGAGTCCGCATGGCTCTCAcatctgccctgctgctctgtgcctcccgCAGCACGTccttttctcctgccctgcacgACTGACTCTGACTTGTATCCGTGCATGACCCTTCACAAGGTCAGCCTTGTTATGGAGCCCAAAGCTCCTTCATTTTCCTCTCCACTTGCGCTTTTCCTGTCACCTTCTCTGTCTTACTCAGGCTCAAAGGTATGGGGTTGGCATGGCATGCTCCCAGCCCTTCACACTACACACCCATGCTGGCACAGGCTTGCAGCCTCTTAATCCTTTTCTGATGGTCCCTTTCCATAGGCAGAAGGTGAATCCATCACCTGTCTGTACAGCTGCTCTATTCAGAGTCCTTAGTCAGACCAGAAAGTGCTCCAGAAACTCTTCTTGTCAGCTGCCTGTATCAAAGTTCCACTTTCCAAAACAAGAAGTCTCATATTTTTTCAGTCTTGTGGTTCCTGTCCCCTAACATACAAGACTCCTGCCTTAGCAGGGATTTGCCAATGCTAAAGTGATGTGGCCTTTCAATCAAATGAAACCAGTGTCCTGTGGGAGTTAAACCAGTCTTCTGTGTCCCATTGTATATGTAGAGCAAGtgtatatttttcatatttagttctttattttttgtttcctgctAAAATCAAGGAAATTTGAGCAAATCCCCAATATGTAGTTAACAAAAGCACCTTGTCTGTTGGTGCATCCTCATTATTAAGAGcacaaaaagagagaaatcagTCTAAAAGATAAGATGAAGAAGGTCTTGCTAGGTTCTGGTCTTAATcacaccattaaaaaaaaaaaaattgacctCTTTCTTTAGTGTTCCCCAGGATGTGAATTTTATCCAATTTATTGGTTTGTTCAGTCTGGAGGAGACTAAGGGGAGACCTCATCATGGTCTTCAACATCCTCTTGAGGGGAAGCAAAGGGGCAAGTGCCAATGTCTTCACTCTTGTGACCAGGGACTGGACTTGAGGGAAAATcatgaagctgagtcaggggagATTTCAGTttgatatcaggaaaaagtttttcatccAAAAGTGGCTGAGCACTGAAACAGGCTTCCcaaggaagtggtcacagcaccaagcctgtctggtttcaagaagtgtttgaataacactctcaggcacagggtgtgattcttggggtcAGGGCCAGgaattggactcaatgatcttgatgggtcccttccaactcagcatctTCTGTGATCTGAGAATGCACTGTGACTGAGAAATGCACTTGTGACAAACAAAGCTCTAGGTATCTTATCTGCTGGTAATAAGCTAAGAAAAATTGGACCAAGAAGTTCAAAATTATATCACTGGGAAGTGACTGCATGCTTGCTGGTGAGGGAGAAAAATTGCTCCTCTCCCTTGCAGAGCTGTCTCATTTGTGTGTCTGCCTTTGCTTAAAGGCTCTGGTGCATGGCTAAGCCAGATTTGCAATGGAGAGCCAGTGTGTACAGCAAAAGCCTCAGGGGATCAGCTTCAGATCCCACACCAGTTAAATACTACAagtctctgctccctgcagtgctgtACAACCAGATCAATGAGGTATGAGGTTAGAAACTTGTTTTGAAGTCTCTGATTTTCTTGTGTAAATTGGGATATTGCTCCATCATTAGGAGCACAGCCTGAGGGAAGACTGTAACTGAAGCTGTAGCATGTACAGCAAGAGCTTaagaattttttgttgttgtttcaaGATTTCTTTCATTCATTTCTTACCTTGACTCCACCTTCACTGTACTTTGGTTAAATAAACTAAGGGCATGAGGATCACTGAGGCAAATGCCTGAGCAGAAAAGGTGTCTTGCAGGCAGTGTAGGTGCAGCTATGTAAGTGAAGCAGGTGGGTATAAAGGAGATGGTTGGAGTTTGTGTTCAAAGGGCCAGGGGAGAAGCCTGCCAAACTGAGATACAGGAATGTCCAAACAGATGTGAGAGAGGATGTGGAACAGCAGTGGAGTTAACTGCTAGGGAATATTATGCAGATTTTGTAGTACAACAAAAGGAGATGGAAAAAAGCCATAGCATTTCAACAGTTTACAAGTGCctaagggaaaaagaaatggaatatAATGGAATGGAATATTAACTCTgttaataaaattataattaaaaaaaacccaaaacaacaacagcagTAAGAATGTTTGCTTTGCCCTGGAACCTttgggaaagaggaaaaggcGATCATAGCTTTATTTGTTACTCCTGAAACAAGTTTTTCCATGTTTCAGGAAAAGGAGAAGTTAGTTTCTCTTTAGCAGTATGTGCTGTGCTTCCCCAGAGCAAGCATTCCCATGTTGGTGTGGGGtgaccagcagtgccagggctgcctgttTTTCAGGATTCTGGTGAATCACCTTAGAGCCAGAGGAACCAACAACAGGGCTGGCATGACACATAGCAGTGGCTTGTGTGTCAGGCTCTTATTTACTTCAATAAACTGAGGGCACACACTGG is part of the Passer domesticus isolate bPasDom1 chromosome 6, bPasDom1.hap1, whole genome shotgun sequence genome and harbors:
- the CHAC1 gene encoding glutathione-specific gamma-glutamylcyclotransferase 1 gives rise to the protein MKRDPQQPEESSEPPPRPPLSSCSPSGQAEGAELAAPLWIFGYGSLVWRPGFEFTSRKVGFIRGYSRRFWQGDTFHRGSEKTPGRVVTLLEDCGACTWGVAYEVRGEQIAASLEYLNMREAVLGGYDTKLVKFHPQEKDAEEPILALVYIATPQNPSYLGPASEEDIAAQIIVSSGCAGHNIEYLLRLADFMRYFCPQAEDKHLFSIEEALISILPCLYYTEESLEETASVPQKSKG